Proteins encoded within one genomic window of Empedobacter falsenii:
- a CDS encoding DUF4920 domain-containing protein codes for MKKYILTFCALTSFALTTNAQTKKDTKVKTEKASKSQSKILDNGTAKIDDLYAYQVYGESFDIKNTLTKNELGKLYDNMKSGDSLENVQFVSTIESVCKKKGCWIKVDLGKGEEQSFVRFKDYGFFMPLDGEKANVVVHGKAFVSEISVEKLRHYAEDAGQSKEEIAKITKPQLQYNFEADGVYLKEN; via the coding sequence ATGAAAAAATATATATTAACTTTTTGTGCCTTAACATCTTTTGCTTTGACAACTAATGCTCAAACGAAAAAAGATACCAAGGTTAAAACTGAAAAAGCTTCTAAATCTCAATCAAAAATTTTAGATAACGGAACGGCAAAAATAGACGATTTATATGCGTATCAAGTGTATGGAGAATCGTTTGATATCAAAAATACATTAACAAAAAACGAACTTGGAAAGTTATACGATAACATGAAAAGTGGTGATTCTTTGGAAAATGTTCAGTTTGTTTCGACGATAGAATCTGTTTGCAAAAAGAAAGGTTGTTGGATAAAAGTTGATCTTGGAAAAGGCGAAGAACAGTCGTTTGTGCGTTTCAAAGATTATGGTTTTTTTATGCCTTTAGATGGTGAAAAAGCGAATGTTGTCGTGCACGGAAAAGCTTTTGTTAGTGAAATTTCTGTTGAGAAATTGCGCCATTATGCAGAAGATGCAGGACAATCGAAAGAAGAAATTGCGAAAATTACAAAACCTCAGTTGCAATATAATTTTGAGGCTGATGGAGTTTATTTAAAAGAAAACTAA
- a CDS encoding NUDIX hydrolase, whose translation MYKVFFNESLLTFSNQPNPEAKNILFQNEAQFDESFHLLSSKTATLVNIFSEDIDDVWTKFLKYYKHIQAAGGIVRNPQDDYLFIFRLGKWDLPKGKMEKGESREESAIREIEEECSLTNLELKRFLMPTFHIYFLREYIIKETFWFEVFYDGVELPLPQTEEGIESVEWKKENEIPELLENSYPNIKLLMDNYLNLN comes from the coding sequence ATGTACAAAGTTTTTTTTAATGAAAGTTTGTTAACTTTCAGCAACCAACCTAATCCAGAAGCAAAAAATATTTTGTTTCAAAATGAAGCTCAATTTGATGAATCTTTTCATTTATTATCATCAAAAACGGCAACTTTAGTCAATATTTTTAGTGAAGATATTGATGATGTTTGGACGAAATTCTTAAAATATTACAAGCATATACAAGCAGCGGGTGGAATTGTTCGTAATCCGCAAGACGATTATTTGTTCATTTTCAGACTTGGGAAATGGGATTTGCCAAAAGGTAAAATGGAGAAAGGGGAATCGAGAGAAGAATCTGCAATTCGCGAAATTGAAGAAGAATGTAGTTTGACAAATTTAGAGTTGAAACGATTTTTGATGCCTACTTTTCACATTTATTTTTTGAGAGAATATATTATCAAAGAAACATTTTGGTTCGAAGTTTTTTATGACGGTGTTGAATTGCCTTTGCCACAAACTGAGGAAGGAATTGAATCGGTTGAATGGAAAAAAGAGAATGAAATTCCTGAGTTATTAGAAAATTCTTATCCAAATATTAAATTATTGATGGATAATTATTTAAATTTGAACTAA
- a CDS encoding choice-of-anchor L domain-containing protein encodes MKHFYSKIILLLFFTFTLNSFLFGQYILVDTSLSKEELIDKFIGTNTGCITISNINISGYNRSYDEISYGYFTKGTSNFDLSEGIILSTGKAKAAEGPNATLQSFYGINWGGDQDLIDILIQSNLPHDKILNATSLEFDFVSNLTTDQISFEYMFLSEEYRIDNCDYSDAFAFLIKKADNSEPYQNIALIPNTTIPVTTKTINGADRCKSFQEYFGGFNSRNSPTNFNGQTKVLKANAQIVAGVKYHIKLVIADHGDSYGLYDSAVFLKAGSFIGSKSLGSDVVLCPGKSETIDATTTNATAYKWYKDGVEISGETNATLVVNETGYYEVEITLNTGCSLKGHINVSVQEEPQIYQDRFSICDDDLDGKTQINLDEYTDRIVEDYYSAHQVKYFDTEQDAKDNISAGITNFELNGIQTSKEVWIRVQIGTCDPVIKKITFTLNNLSIANIIPPIEICDEDLSNDEEIVLSDYIDDLITNIYGSPTYYLSEADAKNSRNAISATQIINSDQTFWVRFKQNGLCENVAPIHFIFKQSGKSSTLKDVTICKGTTTTLDASTGFDTYEWLHNGNKNQSITNVSVGTYYVKLGLNGCFYTQEVKVIEAEDPTIQSIEIQGSTVTIKVTGSTLPYLYSLDNGTFQSSNIFTNVTLGTHTISVKSAANCSPISKEFSLIKLINFISPNGDGKNDVLDYSQLKSKINPKFIIYNRKGKLLFTGSEANNYTWDGKLNGKALPSDSYWYIIEWTEPNSTQTQKFEDWILLKSTY; translated from the coding sequence ATGAAACACTTTTATTCAAAAATAATTCTCCTACTCTTTTTTACTTTTACACTAAATAGTTTTTTATTTGGTCAATATATTCTGGTAGATACATCTTTATCGAAAGAAGAATTAATTGATAAATTTATTGGAACAAACACAGGTTGTATTACTATTTCTAATATTAATATTTCTGGATACAATAGATCTTATGATGAAATAAGCTATGGTTATTTTACAAAAGGAACTAGTAATTTTGATCTTTCCGAAGGAATTATTTTATCTACTGGAAAAGCAAAAGCTGCTGAAGGTCCAAATGCTACTTTACAAAGTTTTTATGGAATTAATTGGGGAGGAGATCAAGACTTAATTGATATTTTGATACAATCTAATTTACCTCATGACAAAATTTTAAATGCTACATCTCTCGAATTTGATTTTGTATCAAACCTTACAACAGATCAAATTAGTTTCGAGTACATGTTTCTTTCAGAAGAATATCGAATTGATAATTGTGATTATTCTGATGCTTTTGCCTTCTTAATCAAAAAAGCAGATAATTCTGAACCTTATCAAAACATTGCATTAATTCCAAATACAACTATTCCTGTAACAACTAAAACAATTAATGGAGCAGATAGATGTAAAAGTTTCCAAGAATATTTTGGAGGGTTTAATTCTAGGAATAGTCCAACAAATTTCAATGGACAAACAAAAGTTTTGAAAGCAAATGCACAAATTGTAGCAGGCGTAAAATACCACATAAAATTGGTAATTGCTGACCATGGAGATAGTTATGGCCTTTATGATTCTGCTGTTTTCTTGAAAGCTGGAAGTTTTATAGGATCAAAAAGTTTAGGTTCTGATGTTGTATTATGTCCTGGAAAATCTGAAACAATAGATGCGACAACTACAAATGCTACAGCTTATAAATGGTACAAAGATGGTGTGGAAATTAGTGGTGAAACAAATGCAACATTAGTGGTAAATGAAACAGGTTATTACGAAGTAGAAATCACATTGAATACTGGTTGTTCTTTGAAAGGTCATATTAATGTTTCTGTACAAGAAGAACCGCAAATTTATCAAGATCGTTTTTCTATTTGTGATGATGATTTAGATGGAAAAACACAAATAAATTTAGACGAATATACTGATCGAATTGTAGAAGATTATTATTCTGCTCATCAAGTGAAATATTTTGATACCGAACAAGATGCTAAAGATAATATTTCTGCAGGAATAACGAATTTTGAACTAAATGGAATTCAGACATCTAAAGAAGTTTGGATTCGTGTTCAAATCGGGACTTGTGATCCAGTTATAAAAAAAATTACTTTTACATTAAATAATCTAAGTATTGCAAACATAATTCCTCCAATAGAAATTTGTGACGAGGATTTAAGTAACGATGAAGAAATTGTTTTATCCGATTATATTGATGACTTGATTACGAATATATACGGATCTCCAACTTATTATTTAAGCGAAGCTGATGCAAAAAATAGTCGAAATGCAATCAGCGCGACACAAATAATAAATTCAGATCAAACATTTTGGGTAAGATTTAAACAAAATGGTTTATGCGAAAATGTTGCTCCAATTCATTTTATTTTCAAACAATCTGGAAAATCATCAACCTTAAAAGATGTTACAATTTGCAAAGGAACAACGACTACTTTGGATGCAAGTACAGGATTTGACACTTACGAATGGTTGCATAATGGTAATAAAAATCAATCTATTACAAATGTTTCTGTTGGAACTTATTATGTAAAATTAGGATTAAATGGTTGTTTTTATACCCAAGAAGTAAAAGTTATTGAAGCCGAAGATCCAACTATTCAATCTATCGAAATTCAAGGTTCTACGGTGACCATAAAAGTCACTGGATCTACGCTTCCATATCTGTATTCATTGGATAACGGCACTTTTCAATCTTCCAATATCTTCACAAACGTAACTTTAGGAACTCATACAATTTCTGTGAAATCTGCAGCTAATTGTTCGCCTATTTCGAAAGAATTTTCGCTGATTAAACTAATCAATTTTATTTCTCCAAATGGTGATGGTAAAAATGATGTGTTGGATTATTCGCAATTAAAAAGTAAAATCAATCCGAAATTTATCATTTATAATCGAAAAGGAAAATTATTATTTACTGGTTCGGAAGCAAACAATTATACATGGGATGGAAAACTGAATGGAAAAGCGCTACCTTCCGATAGTTATTGGTATATTATCGAATGGACTGAACCAAATTCAACTCAAACTCAAAAATTTGAAGATTGGATTTTATTAAAAAGTACTTATTAA
- the typA gene encoding translational GTPase TypA, producing the protein MQNIRNIAIIAHVDHGKTTLVDKILHSTNVFRENQDSGELIMDNNDIERERGITIFSKNASVEYKGVKINVIDTPGHADFGGEVERVLKMADGVILLVDAFEGPMPQTRFVLGKALELGLKPLVVINKVDKENCRPDEVYDKVFELFFNLDATEDQLDFPAFYGSSKQGWFNTENVRTEDILPLMDGILEHVPAPEAKEGDLQMQITSLDYSKFLGRIAVGKVTRGEVKEGDWIALTKPDGSFKKHKVKELYTFTGLGKVRATEVKAGDICAVVGIDGFQIGDTIADPENPEALPVMHIDEPTMNMSFGINNSPFFGKDGKFVTSRHLVDRLTDELERNLALRVEPTEDSNTQLVYGRGIMHLSVLIETMRREGYELTVGQPQVIFKEIDGVKCEPYETLVIDVPDDYSSKAIDLVTQRKGDLLVMEAKEGMQHLEFEIPSRGLIGLRSLMLTSTAGEAVMAHNFLEYKPFKGAIAGRSAGVIISKDQGTSTPYSIDKLQDRGKFFVAPGEEVYEGMIIGEHSRNNDLVVNVVEAKKLNNIRAAGKDDSSSIAPKIEMTLEECMEYIQGDECIEVTPNFIRLRKIHLKEVDRKRFEKSMS; encoded by the coding sequence ATGCAAAACATTAGAAATATTGCGATTATCGCACACGTTGACCACGGTAAAACTACTTTGGTTGATAAAATTCTTCACTCAACAAACGTTTTCAGAGAAAACCAAGATTCAGGTGAATTAATCATGGATAACAATGATATCGAACGCGAAAGAGGGATTACGATCTTCTCTAAAAATGCTTCGGTAGAGTATAAAGGTGTAAAAATCAATGTTATCGACACTCCTGGCCACGCCGATTTTGGTGGTGAAGTTGAGCGTGTGTTGAAAATGGCTGATGGTGTTATCTTATTAGTAGATGCTTTTGAGGGACCAATGCCTCAAACTCGTTTCGTATTAGGAAAAGCATTAGAATTAGGTTTAAAACCTTTAGTAGTAATTAACAAAGTTGATAAAGAAAACTGTCGTCCTGACGAAGTTTACGATAAAGTATTCGAATTATTCTTCAACTTAGATGCTACTGAAGATCAATTAGACTTCCCTGCATTCTACGGATCATCTAAACAAGGATGGTTTAATACAGAGAACGTTCGTACAGAAGATATCTTACCTTTAATGGATGGTATTTTAGAGCACGTTCCTGCTCCAGAAGCTAAAGAAGGTGACTTACAAATGCAAATTACATCTTTAGATTATTCTAAATTCTTAGGACGTATTGCTGTTGGTAAAGTAACTCGTGGAGAAGTAAAAGAAGGTGACTGGATTGCTTTAACAAAGCCAGACGGTTCTTTCAAAAAACACAAAGTAAAAGAATTATATACTTTTACAGGTTTAGGAAAAGTAAGAGCTACAGAAGTAAAAGCTGGTGATATTTGTGCTGTTGTTGGTATTGACGGTTTCCAAATTGGAGATACTATCGCAGATCCTGAAAATCCAGAAGCTTTACCTGTAATGCATATCGACGAACCTACTATGAACATGTCTTTCGGAATTAACAACTCTCCATTCTTTGGTAAAGATGGTAAATTTGTTACTTCTCGTCACTTAGTAGATCGTTTAACAGACGAGTTAGAGCGTAACTTAGCTTTACGTGTTGAACCAACTGAAGATTCTAATACACAATTAGTTTACGGACGTGGTATCATGCACTTATCTGTATTAATTGAAACAATGCGTCGTGAAGGATATGAGTTAACTGTTGGGCAACCACAAGTTATTTTCAAAGAAATTGACGGTGTAAAATGTGAGCCATACGAAACATTAGTAATTGATGTTCCTGATGATTACTCTTCTAAAGCTATTGACTTAGTTACACAACGTAAAGGAGATTTATTAGTTATGGAAGCTAAGGAAGGTATGCAACACTTAGAGTTTGAAATTCCATCTCGTGGATTAATTGGTTTACGTTCTTTAATGTTAACTTCTACTGCAGGTGAGGCTGTAATGGCACACAACTTCTTAGAGTACAAACCTTTTAAAGGTGCTATTGCTGGACGTTCTGCTGGTGTAATTATCTCTAAAGATCAAGGTACATCTACTCCTTACTCTATTGATAAATTACAAGATCGTGGAAAATTCTTTGTTGCTCCAGGAGAAGAAGTTTACGAAGGAATGATTATTGGAGAGCACTCTCGTAATAATGATTTAGTTGTAAACGTAGTTGAGGCTAAAAAATTAAACAATATCCGTGCAGCTGGTAAAGATGATTCATCTTCTATTGCTCCAAAAATAGAAATGACTTTAGAAGAATGTATGGAATACATCCAAGGTGATGAATGTATCGAGGTAACTCCAAATTTCATCCGTTTACGTAAAATTCACTTAAAAGAAGTAGATCGTAAACGCTTCGAAAAATCAATGAGCTAA
- a CDS encoding sensor histidine kinase, translated as MNSLLPQSKNQKIINFLVDKKFRFSRHLLFIVGFLLVIYSSTFASNYYGVYRYYVILLLFVVFVLKTYINIYILVPKFFFKGYYILYLLLLTILVYVGINIIGQSLDVFFEKYRIANPRHFGENIRRSYEGLIVVVPIIMMTTTLKLFQKWIEDNRQISELKNLTFSMEINELKNQINPHFLFNMLNNVKALIRKDPEVATDVIMKLSDFLRYQLYENNEEKTPVSSELKFLANFLDLEKIRQENLNVVIETEANKSELNSTYIPPNLFTTFVENAIKHSVNLNGEAIYIKVKVSIIDNHLHFVCLNSLDPNYIIPNNKFKGLGLPNITRRLELLYGKMYTLNIESTKDEYVVNLIIPI; from the coding sequence ATGAATTCATTGTTACCTCAATCAAAAAATCAAAAAATCATAAATTTTCTAGTAGATAAAAAGTTTAGATTTTCTCGTCATTTACTTTTTATAGTTGGATTTTTATTAGTGATATATAGTTCTACGTTTGCATCTAATTATTATGGTGTATATAGATATTATGTTATTCTTTTACTATTTGTAGTATTTGTATTAAAAACATACATCAATATTTATATATTGGTTCCAAAGTTTTTTTTTAAAGGTTACTATATTTTATATCTATTGTTATTAACAATTTTAGTTTATGTGGGGATAAATATTATTGGTCAATCATTAGATGTGTTTTTTGAAAAATATAGAATAGCTAATCCTAGACATTTTGGTGAAAACATAAGGAGAAGTTATGAAGGGCTTATAGTTGTTGTGCCAATTATTATGATGACAACTACCTTAAAACTTTTTCAGAAATGGATTGAAGATAATAGACAAATATCTGAACTGAAAAATTTGACATTTTCAATGGAGATAAATGAATTAAAAAATCAAATCAACCCACATTTTTTATTCAATATGTTGAATAATGTAAAAGCATTAATTAGAAAAGATCCTGAAGTAGCGACAGACGTTATTATGAAACTTTCAGATTTTTTAAGATATCAATTATATGAAAATAATGAAGAAAAAACACCTGTTTCTTCGGAGTTGAAATTTTTAGCTAATTTTTTAGATTTAGAGAAAATTCGTCAAGAAAATTTAAATGTAGTTATAGAGACAGAAGCGAATAAAAGTGAATTGAATTCTACATACATCCCGCCCAATTTATTTACAACATTTGTAGAAAATGCTATAAAGCATAGTGTTAATTTAAATGGAGAAGCAATTTATATAAAGGTAAAAGTTTCGATTATTGATAATCATTTACACTTTGTTTGTTTAAATTCTTTAGATCCTAATTACATCATTCCTAATAATAAATTTAAAGGTTTAGGGCTTCCAAATATTACAAGAAGATTAGAACTTTTGTACGGAAAAATGTATACTTTAAATATAGAATCTACAAAAGATGAATATGTTGTTAACTTAATAATTCCAATATGA
- a CDS encoding LytR/AlgR family response regulator transcription factor: MNCIIIDDEPLAREEMELLINEVSELEILGKFPNAALALKFLSTIQPDVIFLDIEMPLINGIEFAQSVPKNTLIIFTTAYSRYAIDSYELDAIDYLLKPIDKKRLEKAINKATFFYNFLSNKKVEENTVEENDDNFLFIKADRKQYKISFSEILFIEGLKDYVVLYTTTQKLITAMNLKTIHQKIDSEFFIRVSKSYIINSKHINSFDNHTIYMNEFEIPIGETYRSEFMLKYSKGN; this comes from the coding sequence ATGAATTGTATTATAATTGATGATGAGCCTTTGGCAAGAGAAGAAATGGAGTTATTAATAAACGAAGTTTCTGAATTAGAAATTCTAGGTAAGTTTCCGAATGCAGCTTTAGCTTTAAAGTTTTTAAGTACAATACAACCAGATGTTATATTTCTTGACATAGAAATGCCATTAATTAATGGGATAGAGTTTGCGCAAAGTGTACCTAAAAATACTTTAATAATTTTTACAACTGCTTATTCAAGATACGCAATAGATAGTTATGAATTAGATGCTATCGATTATTTGTTAAAGCCAATTGATAAAAAGCGTTTAGAAAAAGCGATAAATAAGGCAACGTTTTTTTATAATTTCCTTTCTAATAAAAAGGTTGAAGAAAATACTGTTGAAGAGAATGATGATAATTTTTTATTTATAAAAGCCGATAGAAAACAATATAAAATAAGTTTTTCTGAAATCTTGTTCATAGAAGGTTTGAAAGATTATGTAGTGCTTTATACAACGACACAGAAGTTAATTACAGCAATGAATTTAAAAACGATTCACCAGAAAATAGATTCAGAATTTTTTATACGCGTTAGTAAATCATATATCATAAATTCAAAACATATTAATTCATTTGATAATCATACCATTTATATGAACGAGTTTGAAATTCCAATAGGAGAGACCTATCGATCAGAATTCATGCTGAAATACTCAAAAGGAAATTAG
- a CDS encoding shikimate kinase, translating to MIISLVGYMGSGKSTTGKDLAKALGFEFIDLDDFIENKYQTKISEIFEKEGELGFRKKEREALKEVLTSTNIVLSLGGGTPVYYDNMNEIANNSISFFMRVQLPQLVKRLENKKETRPLIAHLSNEEMMEFIAKHLFERNQYYEKAKYTISISNQSTLEILDEIMKHLKKEKIWN from the coding sequence ATGATTATTTCTTTAGTAGGATATATGGGTAGCGGAAAATCGACTACCGGAAAAGATTTAGCCAAAGCATTGGGTTTCGAATTTATCGATCTTGATGATTTTATCGAAAATAAATATCAAACAAAAATTAGTGAGATTTTTGAAAAAGAAGGCGAATTAGGTTTTCGTAAAAAAGAAAGAGAAGCCTTAAAAGAAGTTCTGACTTCAACAAACATTGTGCTTTCTTTAGGCGGTGGAACTCCTGTTTATTACGATAATATGAATGAGATTGCCAACAATTCAATTTCATTTTTCATGCGTGTACAATTACCGCAATTGGTGAAACGATTGGAAAATAAAAAAGAAACTCGACCTTTAATTGCTCATCTTTCTAATGAAGAAATGATGGAGTTTATTGCGAAACATTTATTTGAACGCAATCAATATTATGAAAAGGCAAAATATACAATCAGCATTTCAAACCAAAGTACATTAGAGATTTTGGACGAAATTATGAAACATCTTAAAAAGGAGAAGATTTGGAATTAA
- a CDS encoding RNA-binding S4 domain-containing protein yields MRLDKFLWSVRYYKTRSLAADAVKKNRVKVNGDVAKASRDIIPGDAIEVRKDQINLSFKVLQVPNNRIGAKLLTLHIVDTTPKEEYDVLELRKLSQDYYRERGEGRPTKKDRRDLDDYLEEGGEDTEGIIIKGEDLD; encoded by the coding sequence ATGAGATTAGATAAATTTCTTTGGAGTGTTAGATATTATAAAACGAGATCTTTAGCGGCTGATGCGGTAAAAAAGAATCGTGTAAAAGTGAATGGAGATGTAGCAAAAGCGTCGCGAGATATAATTCCAGGTGATGCGATTGAGGTGAGAAAAGATCAAATTAATTTATCTTTTAAAGTATTGCAAGTGCCAAATAATAGAATTGGAGCTAAATTATTAACCTTACATATTGTGGATACAACGCCAAAAGAAGAATATGATGTGTTAGAGCTTCGTAAACTTTCGCAAGATTATTATCGTGAAAGAGGAGAAGGTCGACCAACGAAAAAAGATCGCCGAGATTTGGATGATTATTTAGAAGAGGGTGGAGAAGATACTGAAGGTATCATTATAAAAGGAGAAGATTTGGATTAA
- the pncB gene encoding nicotinate phosphoribosyltransferase, which translates to MSTIKSIVDNDFYKFTMQFGVTKLYPDVMARYNFINRGEHQFPEGFAEELQKEINAMASLALTKDEKNFFTTNCPYLSPAYLDFLQGYRYDPNEVKITQNGPDVEVHVEGYWYRTILWEVPILCLISEIFYKLTNAQRISNEEITKRTSDKVDLYNRLGVTVAEFGTRRRHSYEVHDVVMKELTNHKGKSFVGTSNVHFAHKYGVKPIGTHAHEWFMFHGARYGFKIANSISLDRWVKVYYGDLGIALTDTYTSDVFFGQFDKKLSKLFDGVRHDSGDPIEFGEKTIAHYEKMGINPLFKTIIFSDGLNSEKVEMITKAFKGRIGLSFGIGTNLTNDTDLKPMNIVMKLTEISSIDIKWTGVVKLSDEKNKHTGTPRMIALAKEMLDLDDIPSHDAPEND; encoded by the coding sequence ATGAGTACTATAAAATCTATCGTAGATAACGATTTCTATAAATTTACCATGCAATTTGGCGTTACAAAATTGTATCCAGATGTAATGGCTCGCTATAATTTCATTAATCGTGGTGAACATCAATTTCCTGAAGGTTTTGCAGAAGAATTGCAAAAAGAAATCAATGCAATGGCTTCACTTGCTTTAACCAAAGACGAAAAAAACTTTTTCACAACGAATTGTCCTTATTTAAGTCCTGCTTATTTAGATTTTTTACAAGGTTATCGTTATGATCCAAATGAAGTAAAAATCACTCAAAACGGTCCTGATGTAGAAGTGCATGTAGAAGGATATTGGTATCGCACAATTTTATGGGAAGTTCCAATCTTATGTTTGATTAGCGAAATTTTCTATAAATTGACAAATGCGCAACGCATTTCTAACGAAGAAATCACAAAACGTACAAGCGATAAAGTTGATTTATACAATCGTCTTGGCGTTACAGTTGCGGAATTTGGTACGCGTCGCCGTCACAGTTACGAAGTTCATGATGTCGTGATGAAAGAATTAACAAACCATAAAGGAAAAAGTTTTGTTGGAACTTCTAATGTTCACTTTGCACATAAATATGGCGTAAAACCAATTGGAACTCATGCTCACGAATGGTTTATGTTTCATGGTGCACGTTACGGATTCAAAATTGCGAATTCAATCAGTTTAGATCGTTGGGTAAAAGTTTATTATGGTGATTTAGGAATTGCTTTGACTGACACTTATACATCGGATGTTTTCTTTGGACAATTTGATAAAAAATTATCTAAATTATTTGATGGCGTTCGTCATGATTCTGGAGATCCGATTGAGTTTGGAGAAAAAACAATTGCACATTACGAAAAAATGGGTATCAACCCTTTATTCAAAACGATTATTTTCTCGGATGGATTAAATTCAGAAAAAGTGGAAATGATTACAAAAGCTTTCAAAGGAAGAATTGGATTATCATTTGGAATTGGAACCAACTTAACAAACGACACTGATTTAAAACCTATGAATATCGTGATGAAATTGACCGAAATTTCTTCGATAGATATAAAATGGACAGGTGTTGTAAAACTTTCGGACGAAAAAAATAAACATACCGGAACGCCACGTATGATTGCTCTTGCAAAAGAAATGTTAGATTTAGATGACATTCCATCACATGATGCGCCAGAAAATGATTAA
- a CDS encoding aminopeptidase P family protein, producing the protein MTTKYNPIPSELFVKNRAKFVKAMKPRSLAIFNSNDIYPISSDSTLPFAQHRDIFYLSGVDQEESILLIFPDAYDPKYKEVLFVRETNDHIAVWEGEKLSKAQATEVSGIKTVLWLQDLPNVLRKLMVEADNVYVNKNEHYRVTEAPQVETREDRFVKQLKVDYPGHTYLRSNPILQRLRSVKEPEEIQLIQQACDITEKGFRRILNFVKPGVWEFEIEAEFVHEFLRNRSKGFAYTPIIASGNNANVLHYIQNNQECKDGDLILFDVAAEYANYSSDMSRTIPVNGKYTKRQREVYDAVLRCKKEAETMLVPGNNWYKYHEELGKVYTSELLGLGLLDKADVQNEDPAWPAYKKYMMHGTSHHMGLDTHDYGLLTDDFVAGMVFTNEPGFYIPAEGFGIRLEDDYVIQKEGKPFNLMQNIPLEAEEIEDLMNK; encoded by the coding sequence ATGACAACAAAATACAATCCTATTCCAAGCGAGTTATTCGTAAAGAACAGAGCGAAATTTGTAAAAGCAATGAAACCTCGTTCTCTTGCTATTTTCAATTCTAACGATATTTATCCAATTTCTTCAGATTCTACGTTACCGTTTGCACAACATCGTGATATTTTTTATTTATCTGGAGTTGATCAAGAAGAATCTATCTTATTAATTTTTCCTGACGCTTACGATCCTAAATATAAGGAAGTATTATTTGTTCGTGAAACAAACGATCATATTGCAGTTTGGGAAGGAGAAAAATTATCAAAAGCTCAAGCAACAGAAGTTTCTGGAATCAAAACTGTACTTTGGTTACAAGATTTACCAAATGTTTTGCGCAAATTGATGGTAGAAGCAGATAATGTTTATGTAAATAAAAATGAGCATTATCGCGTAACAGAAGCACCTCAAGTAGAAACGCGCGAAGATCGTTTTGTAAAACAATTGAAAGTAGATTATCCTGGACATACTTATTTACGTTCAAATCCTATTTTGCAACGTTTACGTTCTGTAAAAGAACCAGAAGAAATTCAATTGATTCAACAAGCGTGTGATATCACAGAAAAAGGTTTTCGTCGTATTTTAAATTTCGTAAAACCTGGAGTTTGGGAATTCGAAATCGAAGCTGAGTTTGTTCACGAATTTCTTCGTAATCGTTCAAAAGGTTTTGCATACACGCCAATTATTGCGTCTGGAAATAATGCAAATGTGTTGCATTATATTCAAAATAATCAAGAATGTAAAGACGGTGATTTGATTTTGTTTGATGTTGCAGCTGAATATGCAAATTATTCATCAGATATGTCACGTACAATTCCAGTTAATGGAAAATATACAAAACGCCAACGCGAAGTTTATGATGCAGTTTTACGTTGTAAAAAAGAAGCGGAAACGATGTTAGTTCCTGGGAATAATTGGTACAAATACCACGAAGAATTAGGAAAAGTTTATACTTCTGAATTGTTAGGTTTAGGTTTGTTGGATAAAGCAGATGTACAAAACGAAGATCCAGCTTGGCCAGCTTACAAAAAATACATGATGCATGGAACGTCTCATCATATGGGATTAGATACACATGATTATGGTTTATTGACTGATGATTTTGTGGCTGGAATGGTTTTCACAAACGAGCCAGGATTCTATATTCCAGCAGAAGGTTTTGGAATTCGTTTGGAAGATGATTATGTAATTCAGAAAGAAGGAAAACCTTTCAACTTGATGCAAAATATTCCGTTAGAAGCAGAAGAAATCGAAGATTTAATGAATAAGTAA